The following are encoded together in the Osmia lignaria lignaria isolate PbOS001 chromosome 6, iyOsmLign1, whole genome shotgun sequence genome:
- the Dbp21E2 gene encoding putative ATP-dependent RNA helicase Dbp21E2 isoform X1: MLFPLSHLSRKNFDTLFKTFSSHHVKTLVRTAKTKRKTVEDEPEEGKKKGIPIITCKRPNFNFYKGDKYNKWKPVLASESWNHKGSRGDYFFIHPYDINNDNETDEETNVKQFEDFNLDLSLCKHIKTLNIEKPLEIQSLAIPPILHGHNTLIAAETGCGKTLAYVLPLITQVLRWKEMGQRDVNCPLGLIVTPSRELAVQIGLELIKISKCLGVNTKIITGGRTKKMMMDPPVGDVDILVCSFGVISKLTTVRIYNLKFVKFVVLDEADALLHVTFEDKLKVFLSRITIGYRQEESEDRLPNSAQLILASATIPRRLENVLGHIVNLKSLQHVTTKNLHKILVTQKFMRLGSSQKPMELLKYIKPKVSNKQPVIIFSNQTGTSYWLHIFLRECGIEATNLSGDMPLYVRQGKYGEFLNGKTRVLTTTNAGSRGLDTIMVNHILNYDFPLDTSVYVHRCGRTGRVGTRGECRVTNFISKPGEIAVVQKIERAVRKMKAIPIFNLVETDEKDEQVVEDQYIGENIENLDDVENVPY, encoded by the exons ATGTTATTTCCACTTTCTCATTTGAGTCGTAAGAACTTTGACACGTTATTTAAAACCTTTTCAAGTCACCAT gTAAAAACGCTGGTTAGAACGGCTAAAACGAAAAGAAAGACAGTCGAAGATGAACCGGAAGAAGGCAAGAAAAAAGGAATACCGATAATAACGTGCAAAAGACCAAACTTCAATTTCTACAAAGGCGATAAATATAACAAATGGAAACCAGTATTAGCCAGCGAGTCATGGAACCACAAAGGCTCCAGAGGCGATTATTTTTTCATACATCCTTATGACATT AATAACGACAATGAAACGGACGAGGAAACTAACGTTAAACAATTTGAAGATTTTAATTTAGATCTTTCTTTATGTAAACATATAAAAActttaaatatagaaaaacCTTTAGAGATTCAAAGTTTAGCGATACCACCAATTCTTCATGGTCATAATACGCTAATAGCGGCAGAAACGGGATGCGGTAAAACGCTAGCTTATGTTTTACCGTTAATAACGCAAGTTTTGAGATGGAAAGAAATGGGGCAAAGGGATGTCAATTGTCCATTGGGTTTAATCGTGACACCTTCCAGAGAATTAGCAGTACAAATTGGG CTCGAGTTAATCAAGATCTCTAAATGTCTTGGTGTTAATACAAAAATCATAACTGGTGGAAGAACTAAAAAAATGATGATGGATCCTCCTGTTGGAGATGTGGACATTCTTGTCTGTAGTTTTGGTGTTATTAGTAAATTAACTACTGTTAGAATTTACAATCTCAAGTTCGTAAAATTTGTCGTGTTAGATGAAGCTGATGCTCTACTCCATGTAACATTTGAAGATAAACTAAAAGTTTTCTTAAGCAGAATAACG ATTGGTTACCGTCAAGAAGAATCCGAAGATAGATTACCGAATAGCGCTCAACTTATTTTAGCCTCTGCGACAATTCCCAGGCGATTGGAAAATGTCTTGGGCCATATCGTGAAT CTGAAATCTTTACAACACGTAACAACAAAAAATCTGCATAAAATATTGGTCACACAAAAATTTATGAGATTAGGTTCAAGTCAAAAGCCAATGgaacttttaaaatatataaaacctAAAGTATCGAATAAACAACCCGTAATTATATTTAGCAATCAGACCGGTACATCCTATTGGCTTCATATATTTTTGCGCGAGTGTGGTATAGAGGCTACAAATTTAAGCGGTGATATGCCATTATACGTACGACAAGGAAAATATGGGGAATTTTTAAATGGCAAAACAAGGGTATTAACAACGACGAACGCCGGATCCAGAGGTTTAGACACAATAATGGttaatcatattttaaattacgaTTTCCCACTCGATACATCTGTTTATGTTCATAG ATGCGGCAGAACCGGTAGAGTAGGTACAAGAGGCGAATGTAGAGTGACGAATTTCATTAGTAAACCGGGAGAAATTGCCGTGGTTCAAAAAATTGAAAGGGctgtaagaaaaatgaaagcaaTTCCTATCTTTAATCTGGTCGAAACGGATGAAAAAGATGAACAAGTGGTAGAAGACCAATACATTGGGGAAAATATCGAAAACTTGGACGACGTTGAAAATGTTCCATATTAA
- the Dbp21E2 gene encoding putative ATP-dependent RNA helicase Dbp21E2 isoform X2 encodes MLFPLSHLSRKNFDTLFKTFSSHHVKTLVRTAKTKRKTVEDEPEEGKKKGIPIITCKRPNFNFYKGDKYNKWKPVLASESWNHKGSRGDYFFIHPYDINNDNETDEETNVKQFEDFNLDLSLCKHIKTLNIEKPLEIQSLAIPPILHGHNTLIAAETGCGKTLAYVLPLITQVLRWKEMGQRDVNCPLGLIVTPSRELAVQIGLELIKISKCLGVNTKIITGGRTKKMMMDPPVGDVDILVCSFGVISKLTTVRIYNLKFVKFVVLDEADALLHVTFEDKLKVFLSRITIGYRQEESEDRLPNSAQLILASATIPRRLENVLGHIVNLKSLQHVTTKNLHKILVTQKFMRLGSSQKPMELLKYIKPKVSNKQPVIIFSNQTGTSYWLHIFLRECGIEATNLSGDMPLYVRQGKYGEFLNGKTRVLTTTNAGSRDAAEPVE; translated from the exons ATGTTATTTCCACTTTCTCATTTGAGTCGTAAGAACTTTGACACGTTATTTAAAACCTTTTCAAGTCACCAT gTAAAAACGCTGGTTAGAACGGCTAAAACGAAAAGAAAGACAGTCGAAGATGAACCGGAAGAAGGCAAGAAAAAAGGAATACCGATAATAACGTGCAAAAGACCAAACTTCAATTTCTACAAAGGCGATAAATATAACAAATGGAAACCAGTATTAGCCAGCGAGTCATGGAACCACAAAGGCTCCAGAGGCGATTATTTTTTCATACATCCTTATGACATT AATAACGACAATGAAACGGACGAGGAAACTAACGTTAAACAATTTGAAGATTTTAATTTAGATCTTTCTTTATGTAAACATATAAAAActttaaatatagaaaaacCTTTAGAGATTCAAAGTTTAGCGATACCACCAATTCTTCATGGTCATAATACGCTAATAGCGGCAGAAACGGGATGCGGTAAAACGCTAGCTTATGTTTTACCGTTAATAACGCAAGTTTTGAGATGGAAAGAAATGGGGCAAAGGGATGTCAATTGTCCATTGGGTTTAATCGTGACACCTTCCAGAGAATTAGCAGTACAAATTGGG CTCGAGTTAATCAAGATCTCTAAATGTCTTGGTGTTAATACAAAAATCATAACTGGTGGAAGAACTAAAAAAATGATGATGGATCCTCCTGTTGGAGATGTGGACATTCTTGTCTGTAGTTTTGGTGTTATTAGTAAATTAACTACTGTTAGAATTTACAATCTCAAGTTCGTAAAATTTGTCGTGTTAGATGAAGCTGATGCTCTACTCCATGTAACATTTGAAGATAAACTAAAAGTTTTCTTAAGCAGAATAACG ATTGGTTACCGTCAAGAAGAATCCGAAGATAGATTACCGAATAGCGCTCAACTTATTTTAGCCTCTGCGACAATTCCCAGGCGATTGGAAAATGTCTTGGGCCATATCGTGAAT CTGAAATCTTTACAACACGTAACAACAAAAAATCTGCATAAAATATTGGTCACACAAAAATTTATGAGATTAGGTTCAAGTCAAAAGCCAATGgaacttttaaaatatataaaacctAAAGTATCGAATAAACAACCCGTAATTATATTTAGCAATCAGACCGGTACATCCTATTGGCTTCATATATTTTTGCGCGAGTGTGGTATAGAGGCTACAAATTTAAGCGGTGATATGCCATTATACGTACGACAAGGAAAATATGGGGAATTTTTAAATGGCAAAACAAGGGTATTAACAACGACGAACGCCGGATCCAGAG ATGCGGCAGAACCGGTAGAGTAG